A single window of Granulicella mallensis MP5ACTX8 DNA harbors:
- a CDS encoding gamma-glutamyl-gamma-aminobutyrate hydrolase family protein, with protein sequence MKPRIAIPVPTSTDISYNQRSWPAYADAVTRSGGEPVQIDISLPAAQIKQLAATCQGVVLPGSPADVDPVRYGAERDPATSPADPAREATDTLLLEDAAAHTKPVLGICFGVQSLNVWRGGSLVQDLSPLPVNHSAGKNVAVAHAALVAGNSLLGSLLEASEAPEAEGYRRLPMNTSHHQSVSIPGEGLRVVARCPDDGVVEAVENDPAFSSQFLIGVQWHPERSYDISAASRALFQRLVVEAEKSVPSK encoded by the coding sequence ATGAAACCGCGCATCGCCATCCCCGTCCCGACCAGTACCGATATCTCCTACAACCAGCGCTCCTGGCCGGCCTATGCCGATGCCGTAACGCGGTCCGGCGGCGAGCCGGTACAGATCGATATCAGCCTCCCGGCCGCTCAGATCAAACAGCTTGCGGCCACCTGCCAGGGCGTGGTGCTGCCCGGCAGCCCCGCCGACGTCGATCCGGTACGCTACGGTGCCGAACGCGATCCAGCGACCTCCCCGGCCGACCCGGCACGAGAGGCCACGGACACGCTGCTGCTCGAAGACGCCGCCGCCCACACCAAGCCGGTGCTCGGCATCTGCTTCGGCGTGCAGTCGCTGAACGTCTGGCGTGGCGGCTCGCTGGTGCAGGACCTTAGCCCCTTGCCGGTCAACCATTCGGCCGGGAAAAACGTGGCCGTCGCTCATGCGGCCCTGGTTGCCGGGAACAGCCTGCTAGGCTCGCTGCTTGAGGCCTCCGAAGCACCCGAGGCGGAGGGCTATCGGCGTCTCCCCATGAATACCAGCCATCACCAGTCGGTTTCCATCCCGGGCGAAGGCCTGCGGGTCGTCGCGCGCTGCCCGGATGACGGCGTCGTCGAAGCCGTGGAGAATGATCCCGCCTTCAGCTCCCAGTTTCTGATCGGCGTGCAGTGGCACCCGGAACGCAGCTATGACATCAGCGCCGCCTCGCGCGCGCTCTTTCAGC